TCTTTGTCTGTAACGGGGTACATTTTGTCCCAAGCCTCAAATAGTTTGCGGTCTTGTTTGGACAAATTAACACCGTAAGTCTTTTCCATGTAGAGACTTGCTCGGGCGATGATTCCGCGGGCTTCTTCTCGAGGTTGAGCCTTCTTAAGTTTAAAGTCCACGATCGTCTTGCAATTGCCATACATGGGCTCGGGATTGTTGGTCCACTGGCTGTACATAAAGTTATTGCGGTCCCCGTTGACCTCGCCAATGGCGGGGTACAGGTTGTGCATGTCACCTTCCATGATCTTGAACGTGGTGTCGTTGGCGCTGCAGTTCTTGCGGCCACCCTCACGCCAGCAGGGGAGGTGCTGACCCATGTTGTGGGCGGTCACCATATGCTCCCATTCAATGCGTTCGGCGCGTTTGAAG
This genomic window from Fibrobacter sp. UWT2 contains:
- a CDS encoding endonuclease produces the protein MKSFGIILLMAVFIAIAWSRVDPTAAPKHYNYRDASKQLKRVYYGELQETLYCGCRYDDKKNVDFSSCDFKPRENPNRKSFKRAERIEWEHMVTAHNMGQHLPCWREGGRKNCSANDTTFKIMEGDMHNLYPAIGEVNGDRNNFMYSQWTNNPEPMYGNCKTIVDFKLKKAQPREEARGIIARASLYMEKTYGVNLSKQDRKLFEAWDKMYPVTDKECERDRRIFKVQGDHNPFVYEKCEK